The following proteins are co-located in the Neodiprion virginianus isolate iyNeoVirg1 chromosome 6, iyNeoVirg1.1, whole genome shotgun sequence genome:
- the LOC124308138 gene encoding immediate early response 3-interacting protein 1: protein MAFTLWTLFEATLLCLNAVCVLHEERFLVKMGWSAQQNIQGFGEPPTIRSQLLNLVRSIRTVARFPLIFLNILTIVVKLVLG from the exons ATGGCGTTCACGTTATGGACCTTGTTCGAAGCAACGCTGCTGTGTTTAAACGCGGTATGTGTTTTACACGAGGAGCGGTTTCTCGTCAAAA TGGGATGGAGCGCGCAACAAAATATTCAAGGATTCGGTGAGCCGCCAACAATTAGATCCCAATTGTTGAATCTCGTTCGTTCCATCAGAACTGTAGCAAGGT TTCCActgatatttttgaatattttaacaATCGTCGTCAAACTCGTGCTGGGATGA
- the LOC124308134 gene encoding bumetanide-sensitive sodium-(potassium)-chloride cotransporter has translation MAYENGRSRSIDLDNMELDPIRRTRFHVNRVDSLEGRASLLGEQETKKSLRNLTREALPRLENYRNILSLQAVHRPTLDELHNSSFVNKGHTSNTLPLSVEKPLEAGIKFGWIQGVLIRCLLNIWGVMLFLRLSWVVAQAGIGEALLIIITTTVVTTITSLSMSAISTNGLIKGGGTYYMISRSLGPEFGGSIGLIFSLANAIAVAMYVVGFCESLVDCLKSYGICIVDCDSTDVRIIGCITIVLLLMIVVIGMEWEAKAQLGLLVILLVAIADFTIGTFIGPKDEGEKAKGFVGYRAELLRENFYPDYRYSEGVDHNFFSVLAIFFPAATGILAGANISGDLKDPQSAIPKGTLLSILVTTVTYLLMIVMVGASVLRDASGNVTDLISSVTESPILNSSVTETIIVFQNASTIENETSTIVENMTNPIKNAVDRSWSIYGTSFNCTGGCAYGSHNSFQVIELVSFFGPLIYAGCFAASLSSALASLVSAPKVFQALCLDELYPGIAWFSGQPGKEPVRGYILTFAVAVGFILIGELNTIAPLISNFFLAAYTLVNFSTFHASLAKPIGWRPTFKYYNMWLSLAGAVLCVAVMFLISWWTALITLSVVLALYLVVSYRKPDVNWGSTTQAQTYSSALTAVQQLDRVEEHVKNYRPQVLVLSGPPSARSVLVDFAHLVTKNHSLLICGHIVESILPHRTRASLISKSISWLRANKVKGFYSMIDGTTFQEGATAMLQVSGLGKLKPNILLMGYKQDWAACSHEELNMYFNVMHKALDIHVAVALLRVNDGLDYSSMMCDAEQQSTSPRKISSTSMSQNRSFSQLSQASSASDISMPGSPAPRRSHVVSEYPNPTTEDRIEPRQNVEVISKEVLTSVTRFQRKQKKGTIDVWWLYDDGGLTLLMPYIISTRSNWASCKLRVFALANRHSELEYEQRSMASLLAKFRIDYSALTVIPDITKPAQSTTTNFFNLLIADFQQPENPKDPDTVPLKDSELLAMKEKTNRHLRLREILLENSMEANLIVMTLPMPRKGAVSAPLYMAWLETLTRDMPPFLLVRGNHTSVLTFYS, from the exons ATGGCGTACGAAAATGGGAGAAGCAGAAGCATTGACCTGGACAATATGGAATTGGATCCGATTCGGCGAACGCGTTTTCACGTCAACCGAGTTGACAGCTTGGAAGGTCGAGCTAGCCTCCTAGGGGAACAGGAGACCAAGAAATCCCTGCGGAATCTGACACGCGAAGCACTACCTCGGCTAGAAAACTACAGGAATATCCTAAGTCTACAAGCAGTCCATAGACCTACcctagacgaattgcacaaTTCCTCTTTCGTCAACAAG GGTCACACGTCTAACACACTTCCATTATCTGTGGAGAAGCCATTAGAAGCTGGTATCAAATTTGGGTGGATCCAGGGTGTGCTTATACGATGTCTCCTAAATATCTGGGGAGTGATGCTCTTCCTGCGGTTGTCGTGGGTCGTGGCACAGGCAGGAATAG GCGAGGCACtcttgataataattacaaccACTGTGGTGACTACGATCACCTCTCTGTCCATGTCTGCCATCAGTACGAATGGTCTCATCAAAGGAG GTGGAACGTATTACATGATCTCAAGATCTTTGGGTCCCGAATTTGGTGGATCCATAGGGTTGATATTTTCACTAGCCAACGCGATTGCCGTCGCCATGTACGTTGTGGGATTCTGTGAAAGTCTAGTTGACTGTCTCAAGTCCTACGGCATCTGTATTGTCGATTGCGATAGCACAGACGTCAGAATAATAG GCTGCATAACAATCGTGCTGTTACTGATGATCGTCGTGATTGGGATGGAATGGGAAGCAAAGGCGCAGTTAGGCTTACTGGTCATACTTTTGGTCGCTATAGCAGACTTTACAATTGGCACTTTTATTGGGCCAAAGGACGAGGGCGAAAAAGCCAAGGGCTTCGTTGGTTACAgag CCGAATTAttgagggaaaatttttatccggACTACAGATACAGCGAAGGTGTGGACCACAATTTCTTTTCAGTcttggcaatttttttccctgcAGCAACGGGAATTTTAGCTGGCGCCAATATTTCCGGCGATCTAAAA GATCCTCAGTCAGCTATTCCAAAAGGAACTCTCCTGTCCATCCTAGTAACAACGGTCACTTATCTGCTGATGATTGTTATGGTTGGAGCCAGTGTTCTCCGCGACGCATCAGGAAATGTGACAGATCTGATTTCTTCAGTAACAGAATCACCGATACTAAATTCAAGCGTAACTGAAACCATAATCGTCTTCCAAAACGCAAGCACCATCGAGAACGAAACGTCAACTATCGTAGAGAACATGACCAACCCCATCAAAAATGCGGTAGATCGATCGTGGTCGATTTATGGTACATCTTTCAACTGCACTGGAGGATGCGCGTACGGGTCACACAACAGTTTCCAA GTAATCGAGTTGGTTTCCTTCTTCGGACCGTTGATATACGCCGGCTGTTTCGCGGCATCATTGTCCAGCGCCTTGGCGTCCCTGGTATCGGCGCCAAAGGTCTTCCAAGCGCTTTGCCTCGATGAATTGTATCCAGGAATCGCTTGGTTCAGCGGACAGCCTGGGAAAGAACCGGTGAGAGGGTACATCCTCACGTTTGCCGTCGCCGTTGGATTCATTTTGATTG GGGAACTAAACACAATCGCACCGCTGAtatcaaatttctttctcGCGGCTTACACCTTGGTCAACTTCAGCACCTTTCACGCCTCGTTGGCCAAGCCAATCGGCTGGCGTCCGACGTTTAAG TATTACAACATGTGGCTCAGTTTGGCAGGGGCTGTACTTTGCGTCGCCGTCATGTTCTTAATTTCATGGTGGACTGCACTCATCACCCTGTCCGTGGTGCTCGCCCTGTATCTTGTCGTTTCATACAGAAAACCtg ATGTCAACTGGGGATCCACGACCCAGGCTCAGACCTACAGCAGTGCGCTCACGGCTGTACAGCAGCTCGATCGCGTTGAAGAACATGTTAAAAATTATAGGCCACAAGTCTTGGTGCTCAGCGGACCCCCGAGTGCTCGTTCGGTGCTGGTGGATTTTGCACATCTTGTCACAAAGAACCACTCTCTGCTGATATGCGGGCACATCGTTGAG TCCATTCTTCCCCACCGAACGCGTGCCTCTCTCATCAGTAAATCGATATCCTGGCTGAGGGCCAATAAAGTAAAAGGATTTTACTCGATGATTGACGGAACAACGTTTCAAGAGGGAGCCACAGCAATGCTGCAGGTATCAGGTCTCGGTAAATTGAAGCCAAACATTCTTCTGATGGGTTACAAACAGGATTGGGCCGCTTGTTCACACGAAGAGCTTAACATGTATTTCAACGTAATGCA CAAAGCACTAGATATACACGTTGCGGTCGCCCTGCTCCGTGTTAACGACGGCTTGGATTACAGTTCTATGATGTGTGACGCCGAACAGCAGTCTACATCCCcaagaaaaatttcctcaACCAGCATGTCGCAAAATCGAAGCTTTTCGCAATTGAGCCAAG CAAGTAGCGCATCTGATATTTCAATGCCCGGAAGTCCGGCACCTCGAAGATCTCACGTGGTTAGCGAATATCCAAATCCAACGACCGAGGATCGCATAGAGCCTCGACAAAACGTGGAAGTTATCTCCAAAGAAGTCTTAACGAGCGTGACGAGGTTCCAaaggaaacagaaaaaaggGACCATAGATGTATGGTGGCTCTACGACGACGGTGGGCTGACCTTGCTCATGCCCTACATCATCAGTACCAGAAGTAATTGGGCCAGTTGTAAGCTGAGGGTATTTGCCCTAGCAAATAGGCATTCAGAGCTTGAGTACGAGCAGAGAAG TATGGCCAGTCTGCTGGCGAAATTTCGGATAGACTATTCTGCGCTGACTGTTATTCCGGACATAACTAAGCCAGCACAGTCGACAACAACGAATTTCTTCAACCTGTTGATAGCTGACTTTCAACAACCTGAAAATCCCAAGGATCCCGATACCG TTCCATTGAAAGACTCAGAGCTCCTAGCGATGAAAGAAAAGACAAACAGACACCTTCGCCTTCGTGAAATACTTCTGGAAAATTCAATGGAGGCCAATTTGATAGTAAT